One segment of Urocitellus parryii isolate mUroPar1 chromosome 5, mUroPar1.hap1, whole genome shotgun sequence DNA contains the following:
- the M6pr gene encoding cation-dependent mannose-6-phosphate receptor isoform X1 → MFPFYSWRTRLLLLLFLAVAVRESWQTEEKTCDLVGDKEKESKSELALLQRLTPLFNKSFESTVGQGSDTYIYVFRVCREAGNHTSGAGLVQINKSNGKETVVGRLNQTHIFNGSNWIMLIYKGGDEYDNHCGKEQRRAVVMISCNRHTLADNFNPVTEERGKVQDCFYLFEMDSSLACSPEVSHLSVGSILLVIFASLVAVYVIGGFLYQRLVVGAKGMEQFPHLAFWQDLGNLVADGCDFVCRSKPRNVPAAYRGVGDDQLGEESEERDDHLLPM, encoded by the exons ATGTTCCCTTTCTATAGCTGGAGGACTAGACTGCTACTGCTGTTGTTCCTGGCTGTGGCAGTGAGAGAATCCTGGCAGACAGAAGAAAAAACTTGTGACCTGGTAGGAGACAAGGAAAAAGAGTCAAAGAGTGAGTTGGCTCTATTGCAGAGGCTAACTCCACTGTTTAACAAAAG CTTTGAGAGCACCGTGGGCCAGGGCTCAGACACATATATCTACGTATTCAGAGTATGCCGGGAAGCTGGCAACCACACCTCTGGAGCAGGCCTGGTACAGATCAACAAAAGTAATGGAAAAGAGACAGTAGTAGGGCGACTCAATCAGACACACATCTTCAATGGAA GTAATTGGATCATGCTGATCTATAAAGGGGGTGATGAATATGACAACCACTGTGGCAAGGAGCAGCGTCGTGCAGTGGTGATGATCTCCTGCAATCGACATACCCTAGCG GACAATTTTAATCCTGTGACTGAGGAGCGAGGCAAAGTCCAAGATTGTTTCTACCTCTTTGAGATGGATAGCAGCCTGGCTTGCTCCCCAGAGGTCTCCCACCTCAGCGTGGGTTCTATCTTACTTGTTAT ATTTGCATCACTGGTTGCTGTCTATGTCATTGGAGGTTTCTTATACCAGCGACTAGTGGTGGGAGCCAAGGGAATGGAGCAGTTTCCCCACTTAGCCTTCTGGCAAGATCTTGGCAACCTGGTAGCA GATGGTTGTGACTTTGTGTGTCGTTCTAAACCCCGCAATGTGCCTGCTGCATATCGTGGTGTGGGGGATGACCAGCTGGGAGAGGAGTCAGAAGAAAGGGATGATCATTTATTACCAATGTGA